A window of Polaribacter litorisediminis contains these coding sequences:
- the mazG gene encoding nucleoside triphosphate pyrophosphohydrolase: MNSRKEQLAAFNRLLDIMDDLREKCPWDQKQTLESLRHLTIEETYELADAILDNDLTEIKKELGDVLLHIVFYAKIGSEKKAFDIGDVANAIADKLIHRHPHIYGDVKVKDEADVKRNWEQLKLKEGKTSVLEGVPKSLPAVVKASRIQEKVVGVGFDWEKPAQVWEKVQEELSELNEEIKAGNKENTEKEFGDVLFSMINYARFIGVNPENALEKTNKKFINRFQYLEKEAKKAGKELADMSLVEMDEYWEKSKEYFS; the protein is encoded by the coding sequence TTGAACTCAAGAAAAGAACAATTAGCTGCCTTTAATCGTTTGTTAGACATTATGGATGACCTCCGTGAAAAATGTCCTTGGGATCAAAAACAAACGCTAGAAAGCCTGCGACATTTAACTATTGAAGAAACGTATGAGCTTGCAGATGCCATTCTCGACAACGATTTAACTGAAATTAAAAAGGAATTAGGAGACGTTTTATTGCACATCGTTTTCTACGCAAAAATAGGCAGTGAAAAAAAGGCTTTTGATATTGGAGATGTTGCCAATGCTATTGCTGATAAATTAATTCATAGACATCCTCATATTTATGGGGATGTAAAAGTGAAGGATGAAGCAGATGTTAAGCGCAATTGGGAACAATTAAAACTAAAAGAAGGAAAAACTTCTGTTTTAGAAGGAGTTCCTAAAAGTTTACCCGCAGTTGTAAAAGCGAGTAGAATTCAAGAAAAAGTTGTAGGTGTTGGTTTTGATTGGGAAAAACCAGCGCAAGTTTGGGAAAAAGTACAAGAAGAACTTTCTGAACTTAACGAAGAAATTAAAGCAGGAAACAAAGAAAATACCGAAAAAGAGTTTGGTGATGTTTTGTTTTCCATGATTAATTACGCACGATTTATTGGTGTAAATCCTGAAAACGCACTTGAAAAGACCAATAAAAAATTCATCAATCGTTTTCAATATTTAGAAAAAGAAGCTAAAAAAGCAGGTAAAGAACTCGCTGATATGTCTCTGGTAGAAATGGATGAATACTGGGAAAAATCTAAAGAATACTTCTCTTAG
- a CDS encoding lycopene cyclase family protein: protein MNSNFEVVIIGGGTAGLILARELSNQKRKTLILDRKKDVLEFSFNTLGSFMNLKDFKLTEAVVARQINKITFHSSRVKSSIPSDLYILDKKKVHLELLDALDEKYVTLKTSVNIKTIEKDDVGNFISVTDQNKIKYTGKIFVDASGTNGIISKKVGLRAKKVDLATGVEYNVKYLGNPNEMFLLMGKMYQGGYGWIFPLKNQRAIIGFGTFDVRIVKDLKNRLHTILEIPYIKKLVVKDNDKVEGGSIPITPVLDQFVLNNLVCVGDSVSQVNPIVGEGYKFIFEAALMASKAIDISLEKDDLNYLTTYEKNWKKRFFANYTRSKNTQKKFFKYSQNNLLMDFVLLISKLVSKKRAIQSLSGEYGLEEI from the coding sequence ATGAATTCAAATTTTGAGGTTGTTATTATTGGTGGAGGAACAGCTGGCTTAATCTTAGCAAGAGAATTAAGCAATCAAAAAAGAAAAACATTAATTCTAGACAGAAAAAAAGACGTACTAGAATTCTCTTTTAATACACTCGGAAGTTTTATGAATTTAAAAGATTTTAAGCTAACCGAAGCCGTTGTTGCTAGACAAATAAATAAGATTACCTTTCATTCTAGCCGTGTTAAAAGCAGTATACCATCCGATTTATATATTTTAGATAAAAAGAAAGTACACCTTGAGTTATTAGACGCGTTAGATGAAAAATATGTTACCCTAAAAACGAGCGTGAATATTAAAACAATTGAAAAAGATGATGTAGGTAATTTTATATCGGTAACAGATCAAAATAAAATAAAATATACTGGGAAAATATTTGTTGATGCTTCAGGAACCAATGGAATTATTAGTAAAAAAGTAGGACTTCGTGCTAAAAAAGTAGATTTGGCAACAGGTGTTGAATACAATGTGAAATATTTAGGAAATCCTAATGAGATGTTTCTTTTAATGGGTAAAATGTATCAAGGTGGTTATGGTTGGATTTTTCCTTTAAAAAATCAAAGAGCAATCATCGGTTTTGGTACGTTTGATGTGCGAATAGTAAAAGATTTAAAAAACCGTTTGCATACAATATTAGAGATACCCTACATAAAAAAACTCGTGGTAAAGGATAATGATAAAGTAGAAGGTGGTAGCATTCCGATAACACCCGTTTTAGATCAATTTGTACTGAACAATTTGGTTTGTGTCGGTGATAGCGTTTCGCAAGTAAACCCGATAGTAGGCGAGGGGTATAAGTTTATTTTTGAAGCGGCTTTAATGGCGAGTAAAGCTATTGATATTTCCTTAGAAAAAGATGATTTGAACTATTTAACGACCTATGAGAAAAATTGGAAAAAAAGATTTTTCGCCAATTATACGCGTTCTAAAAATACTCAAAAGAAATTTTTTAAGTACTCACAAAATAATTTATTGATGGATTTTGTTTTGTTAATTTCTAAATTGGTGTCTAAAAAAAGAGCCATACAATCGCTATCGGGAGAATATGGTTTGGAAGAGATCTAA
- a CDS encoding SHOCT domain-containing protein yields the protein MNAIFTDASFQSMNNIANRYGISIGAVTDLTHSLMRSNGSMAQFNIPELGGGGQWMQGGMTMVGDMFNNQLKYTVDGLCIEISNLIQQGGIQYKPLPKIQNQGQAGAQSSFGGNWWGDLGYPNSTGSQNNTRYAIFSNIGRLAIQQNGKVTVFNTLDHQIGGVGQQQGGSYSVSFTSQYGAVDLNSLPIVLGGEDQPKVQETNTNLNSMNNTVQNQPVQNQPVQNQPVQNQPAQIVSENTQGIQTNNDMEEDIFSKIEKLSNLKNKEIISVVEFENKKAELLSRL from the coding sequence ATGAATGCAATATTCACAGATGCTAGTTTTCAGAGCATGAATAATATAGCTAATCGCTATGGAATAAGTATTGGTGCTGTAACAGATTTAACACATTCTTTAATGAGAAGCAATGGATCGATGGCACAGTTTAATATTCCTGAATTAGGCGGAGGTGGTCAATGGATGCAAGGAGGCATGACCATGGTTGGCGATATGTTTAACAATCAATTGAAATATACGGTAGATGGTTTGTGTATCGAAATTTCAAATTTAATTCAGCAAGGTGGAATTCAATATAAGCCTTTACCTAAAATTCAAAATCAAGGGCAAGCAGGCGCACAATCTAGTTTTGGTGGCAATTGGTGGGGAGATTTAGGATATCCTAATTCTACAGGAAGTCAAAACAATACACGTTATGCTATTTTTTCGAATATTGGACGTCTGGCAATTCAGCAAAACGGAAAAGTTACGGTATTCAATACCCTAGATCATCAAATAGGAGGTGTAGGTCAGCAACAAGGAGGTAGTTATTCAGTTTCTTTTACCAGTCAATATGGGGCGGTTGATTTAAATTCTTTGCCAATTGTTTTAGGAGGAGAAGACCAACCAAAAGTTCAGGAAACCAATACTAATTTAAATAGTATGAATAATACTGTTCAAAACCAACCTGTTCAAAACCAACCTGTACAAAATCAACCTGTACAAAATCAACCTGCGCAAATTGTTTCAGAAAATACTCAAGGCATCCAAACAAATAATGATATGGAAGAAGATATTTTTAGTAAAATTGAAAAGTTATCAAACTTAAAAAACAAGGAAATTATTTCTGTTGTAGAGTTCGAAAACAAGAAAGCCGAATTACTAAGTAGGTTGTAG
- a CDS encoding transposase, whose protein sequence is MTIKRLGILTTTIVFGETNGFSLYNDYKKFVYFVGYVVVEVQSGIGIEKTTIAKNRNSRIQRSLSLLSFVVNPSEVKQLKNQQRERTIYMEYI, encoded by the coding sequence CTGACCATAAAACGTTTGGGGATTTTAACTACTACTATAGTTTTTGGAGAAACCAATGGATTTTCATTATATAATGACTACAAAAAATTCGTCTATTTTGTAGGCTATGTTGTAGTTGAAGTGCAATCAGGAATCGGAATAGAAAAAACAACAATAGCAAAAAACAGGAATTCCAGAATTCAAAGATCCTTATCTTTATTATCATTCGTGGTTAATCCATCTGAAGTAAAGCAATTGAAAAATCAACAGAGAGAACGCACAATTTACATGGAATACATATGA
- a CDS encoding pyridoxamine 5'-phosphate oxidase family protein gives MIQDLTPAECNQLLAKNYIGYLAYCHYDQPYIVPITYFFDSKNTIIGYSNEGHKTNAMRKNNKVSLGVSEIRDVSNWTSVLSNGTYEELSGVSAKSKLHEFTSGIKALIQEKEEENLDFIQDFSAKMNKEEIPIVFKITLQEVTGKKSGD, from the coding sequence ATGATACAAGATTTAACTCCAGCAGAATGCAATCAACTATTAGCCAAGAACTATATTGGTTATTTAGCATATTGCCATTACGATCAACCTTATATAGTTCCGATTACATATTTTTTTGATTCTAAAAATACAATTATCGGTTATTCAAATGAAGGTCATAAAACGAATGCCATGCGAAAAAATAATAAAGTATCGCTAGGGGTTTCTGAAATAAGGGATGTTAGCAATTGGACCTCTGTTTTATCAAACGGGACTTATGAAGAGCTTTCAGGAGTCAGTGCAAAAAGTAAATTGCACGAATTTACTAGCGGAATTAAAGCTCTAATTCAAGAAAAAGAGGAAGAAAACCTAGATTTTATACAAGATTTTTCAGCTAAAATGAACAAGGAAGAGATTCCGATTGTCTTTAAAATCACCCTTCAGGAAGTAACAGGAAAAAAGAGCGGTGATTAA